Proteins found in one Halarsenatibacter silvermanii genomic segment:
- a CDS encoding glycosyltransferase N-terminal domain-containing protein, which translates to MKRALIYFIYNIITLAAILIFSPYLIYLLARGRKDEIGERLGVTDFADSQKLNGSQVIWLHGASVGEMKAAGEVMRELQDRAEDDYYFLVTTMTPQGRRLARNQLTKADHICYLPADFPPLIYFFIRRLQPDVLLLLETELWPGVIRESIRRGTRVAVFNGRISDDSFSSYRKIKFLLAPFVKLITRFFMQSRRDCERIKKLGAPEKKVKLSGNIKYSGALEEASRAEADFELRGNRPVIVAGSTHDPEEKILLRILKKLKDQDKVRKPLLILAPRHVERRDEIISLMEAENFNWQQRSEGVSRIEEETEVFLLDTIGELIGAYKEADLAFIGGTLAEVGGHNFLEPLACGIPVILGPSIYEIEDDLEEFESIADGHSLSLVSGEKELTEKMQEFLESENISNFTGSDSAQKILHRQGQRVRDQIEEIFSLLPLSREEKKVLLIRLSALGDVIHTLPAFSLLAKKRSKYELHWLVEPLAAPLVKNSSFVDKTRVFPRHELRGGNRLKGIERLKKLCSFLREMDDPGYDLTFDIHGILKSALPSSFARGDISYGRCDGKEGSRLFYKRLLRFFEEKDVRHKVEENLELMASALGCRVPDYSDIDYGIKLPEGWYEDLPAELRALLDFSSPQKEENRGSTRTPIGVIHPLSSWPSKNWLMERYRLLAQKLLKAGWKIIFSGSNEQRGRLQGTVTALQQESHSGRIYNAAGRIDLLKLYGILKEVDFFLGADTGPMHLAAAADTKVAAIMGPTDPEVYGPYCSTSRVIRNKKLDCLVCGEKKCPQGHHRCMQDLSVDGVLQEIKNLLSERAADIDEH; encoded by the coding sequence ATGAAAAGAGCACTGATTTATTTCATATACAATATAATTACTCTGGCTGCGATTTTGATTTTCAGTCCCTATTTAATTTATCTGCTGGCCCGGGGAAGAAAAGACGAGATTGGCGAACGGCTGGGAGTAACGGATTTTGCCGATAGTCAGAAATTAAATGGGAGCCAGGTGATCTGGCTGCACGGAGCTTCGGTGGGAGAGATGAAGGCAGCCGGCGAGGTGATGAGAGAACTGCAGGACAGGGCCGAGGATGATTATTATTTTCTGGTGACGACCATGACTCCGCAGGGACGCAGGCTGGCCCGAAATCAGCTGACGAAAGCCGACCATATCTGCTATTTGCCGGCTGATTTTCCTCCCTTAATTTACTTTTTTATACGCCGGCTTCAGCCCGACGTTCTGCTGCTTCTGGAAACCGAACTATGGCCGGGCGTAATACGCGAATCAATTAGAAGAGGCACCCGGGTGGCAGTATTCAACGGAAGAATTAGCGATGACAGCTTCTCCAGTTACCGCAAAATCAAATTCCTGCTCGCTCCTTTTGTCAAATTGATTACCCGGTTTTTTATGCAGTCCCGGCGGGACTGTGAGCGGATCAAAAAACTGGGAGCTCCGGAGAAAAAAGTAAAGCTCAGCGGCAATATTAAGTACTCGGGAGCTTTGGAGGAGGCCAGCAGGGCTGAAGCCGATTTTGAGCTCAGAGGGAATCGTCCTGTTATCGTCGCCGGCAGCACTCATGATCCGGAAGAAAAGATTTTGCTGCGCATATTAAAGAAGCTGAAAGATCAGGATAAAGTCAGGAAACCGCTCCTGATTTTAGCCCCCAGACACGTCGAGAGAAGAGATGAGATAATTTCTTTGATGGAAGCAGAAAATTTTAACTGGCAGCAGCGCAGTGAGGGTGTCAGCCGGATCGAAGAGGAGACAGAAGTATTTTTGCTGGATACCATTGGAGAGCTGATAGGAGCCTACAAAGAGGCCGATCTGGCCTTTATAGGAGGCACTCTGGCCGAGGTAGGGGGGCATAATTTTCTCGAACCGCTCGCCTGCGGTATTCCCGTGATTTTAGGGCCGAGTATATATGAAATTGAAGATGATCTGGAGGAATTTGAAAGCATTGCCGACGGCCATTCGCTGAGTCTGGTTTCCGGGGAAAAAGAACTGACAGAAAAAATGCAGGAGTTTCTGGAAAGCGAAAATATATCTAATTTTACCGGTTCTGATTCCGCTCAAAAGATCCTGCATCGCCAAGGTCAACGGGTGAGAGATCAGATAGAGGAAATATTTTCACTTTTACCCTTAAGCCGGGAAGAAAAGAAAGTTCTCCTTATCAGATTGAGCGCTCTGGGAGATGTTATTCACACTCTGCCGGCATTCTCGCTGCTGGCCAAAAAGCGTTCAAAATATGAGCTGCACTGGCTGGTGGAGCCCCTGGCTGCTCCCCTGGTCAAAAACAGCAGTTTTGTGGATAAAACCAGAGTTTTTCCCCGCCATGAACTCCGGGGTGGAAATAGACTTAAAGGGATCGAGCGGCTCAAAAAATTATGCAGTTTTTTGCGGGAGATGGATGATCCCGGCTATGATTTGACCTTCGATATCCACGGTATTCTCAAAAGCGCTCTGCCTTCATCATTTGCCCGCGGCGATATAAGTTATGGTCGCTGTGACGGAAAAGAGGGGAGCAGACTGTTTTATAAACGGCTGCTCAGATTTTTTGAAGAAAAAGATGTGAGACACAAAGTGGAAGAAAATCTGGAATTGATGGCCTCTGCTTTAGGCTGTAGAGTTCCGGATTATAGTGATATCGATTACGGAATAAAACTGCCGGAGGGCTGGTATGAAGATCTGCCGGCAGAGCTGCGCGCTCTGCTCGATTTTTCTTCCCCGCAAAAGGAAGAAAACAGGGGCAGCACTCGGACTCCGATAGGAGTTATTCATCCTCTTTCCTCCTGGCCCAGCAAAAACTGGCTTATGGAAAGATACAGGCTGCTGGCTCAAAAGCTGCTGAAAGCCGGCTGGAAGATAATTTTCAGCGGCAGCAACGAGCAGCGGGGCAGATTACAGGGCACAGTAACTGCACTTCAGCAGGAGAGCCATTCCGGACGGATATATAACGCAGCCGGCAGAATAGATCTTCTAAAACTTTATGGAATTCTTAAAGAAGTTGACTTTTTTCTGGGAGCTGACACCGGTCCCATGCATCTGGCTGCTGCGGCAGATACAAAAGTTGCTGCCATCATGGGACCTACAGATCCGGAGGTATATGGTCCTTACTGCAGTACCAGCAGAGTTATTCGCAATAAAAAGCTTGATTGTCTGGTCTGCGGTGAAAAAAAATGCCCTCAGGGGCATCATCGCTGTATGCAGGATCTCAGTGTTGATGGAGTTTTACAGGAGATCAAAAATTTATTATCTGAGAGAGCAGCTGATATAGATGAACATTGA
- a CDS encoding glycosyltransferase family 2 protein, translating to MSLGALVLTYNEEDMIESCLESIKWVDEIVIVDSFSDDSTISICRKYTDKIFQKEMNNFSSQRNFGINKITAEWILIVDADERIPKELKQEISTVISSDPEKKVFKFPRKNFFMGKWMKHCGWYPDYTVRLFYNISEHRYSGQVHETLSFKGEAGKLKTPLIHKTYKDINDFVDKINYYTDLAKENSSCPNLFVLFIRPILEFIKRYLFQLGFLSGKEGLILSMLLSYYSFLKYAKRCE from the coding sequence ATGTCTTTAGGAGCATTAGTTTTGACTTATAATGAAGAAGATATGATTGAATCTTGTTTAGAATCAATAAAATGGGTTGATGAAATTGTAATTGTTGATTCTTTTAGTGATGATTCTACTATATCAATTTGTAGAAAATATACTGATAAGATATTTCAAAAAGAAATGAACAATTTTTCTTCGCAAAGAAATTTTGGCATAAATAAAATAACTGCTGAATGGATTTTAATCGTTGACGCTGATGAACGTATTCCTAAAGAATTAAAACAAGAGATTAGTACCGTGATTTCAAGTGATCCTGAAAAAAAAGTTTTTAAATTTCCTCGCAAAAATTTTTTTATGGGAAAATGGATGAAGCACTGCGGCTGGTATCCTGATTATACAGTAAGGTTATTTTATAACATTTCTGAACATCGATATTCAGGACAGGTACATGAAACTCTATCCTTTAAAGGAGAAGCTGGCAAACTAAAAACCCCATTAATTCACAAAACATACAAAGATATAAATGATTTTGTTGACAAAATAAATTATTACACCGATTTAGCTAAAGAAAATTCTAGCTGCCCCAATCTTTTCGTATTGTTTATCAGACCTATACTGGAATTTATAAAAAGATATCTTTTTCAGCTGGGGTTTCTTTCGGGAAAAGAAGGCTTAATCTTATCGATGTTGCTTTCTTATTATTCGTTTTTAAAATACGCCAAAAGATGTGAATGA
- a CDS encoding lipopolysaccharide kinase InaA family protein, with protein sequence MKFEKENLKKRINLYYPEECNKNNLLRNIANYLLQTIWEKGKLKWDCLGHFSKIEPVKPRKKGGVLKLHYEKKVYYVKYYSHTQVSKIFKNLFRSVEGIRHFKTAERLKKRGINTVNPLLAMTFQRSFFVKDSLFVTEEIEGFSLSNYCNNTPSINSNGEKLKIAGNLGVIWAKLLNNNILHLDPKPANFFVQKDFKINLVDIDNVYFYPYLPFFMKKRSIARLHEYFLRAFNFKIRDKYKRVFLDDFTKNINKNLDKEKLKNKIEKITREKLKNKS encoded by the coding sequence ATGAAATTTGAAAAAGAGAATCTCAAAAAAAGGATTAATCTATATTATCCGGAAGAATGCAATAAAAATAATTTGCTCCGAAATATTGCCAACTATCTGCTTCAAACAATTTGGGAAAAAGGGAAGCTGAAATGGGATTGTTTGGGTCATTTTTCCAAAATAGAACCAGTTAAACCCAGAAAAAAGGGAGGGGTTCTGAAATTACATTATGAAAAAAAGGTTTATTATGTTAAGTATTATTCGCATACACAAGTATCTAAAATATTCAAAAACCTTTTTCGTTCAGTTGAAGGTATAAGGCATTTTAAAACTGCAGAAAGGTTAAAAAAAAGAGGTATAAATACGGTTAATCCTTTATTAGCTATGACATTCCAACGTTCTTTCTTTGTGAAAGACAGTTTATTTGTCACAGAAGAAATTGAAGGATTTAGTTTATCTAATTATTGTAACAATACGCCATCAATAAATTCAAACGGAGAAAAACTTAAAATTGCCGGTAATTTAGGTGTTATTTGGGCTAAATTATTAAATAATAACATATTGCATCTTGACCCTAAACCGGCAAATTTTTTTGTTCAAAAGGATTTTAAAATTAATTTAGTAGACATAGATAACGTATATTTCTACCCTTATTTACCCTTTTTTATGAAAAAACGAAGTATTGCCAGGCTCCATGAATATTTTTTAAGAGCTTTCAATTTTAAAATTAGAGATAAATATAAAAGAGTGTTTTTGGATGACTTTACAAAAAATATCAATAAAAATCTTGACAAAGAAAAGTTAAAAAATAAAATAGAAAAAATTACTCGTGAAAAATTAAAAAACAAAAGCTAA
- a CDS encoding lipopolysaccharide kinase InaA family protein → MGLKEKFNYHYKYPNDVENIYSLNIDSSTKALFFGGGSNVERTDFNAIIEMIFNFSDEGELVYKNSRNVLRSFPISSKFNIPSRRLVIKKFGQNNFYDNIRFRLFSSRAVRSLSTAYSLKELKINVPKPVVAVEFRENFRKLINSFYVCEFIDFDFNLWTVYQKASRKRQKLLLFNLATLLKKMHDSGIIHGDLQPNNIHFTKHTNKEEKEKIQTYLLDFNRASRAKDLSDKIIAKDLSRLRLPDDLINLFLSFYRKEDTKKLETLIRKHLNSINKRKSFKNSLKNIFFADDQS, encoded by the coding sequence ATGGGCTTGAAAGAAAAGTTTAATTATCATTATAAATATCCCAATGATGTTGAAAACATATATTCGCTTAATATTGATTCCAGCACTAAAGCATTGTTTTTTGGAGGCGGATCAAACGTTGAGAGGACAGATTTTAATGCAATAATAGAAATGATTTTTAACTTTTCGGATGAAGGTGAATTAGTTTATAAAAATTCTAGAAATGTACTGAGATCTTTTCCGATTTCTTCAAAGTTCAATATACCCTCCAGACGATTGGTAATAAAAAAATTTGGGCAAAATAATTTTTACGATAATATAAGATTTAGATTATTTTCTTCTAGAGCGGTAAGATCTTTAAGCACAGCATATTCCTTAAAAGAACTAAAAATAAATGTTCCTAAACCAGTTGTTGCTGTAGAATTTCGAGAGAATTTTAGAAAGCTTATAAACTCATTTTATGTATGTGAGTTTATAGACTTTGATTTCAATCTTTGGACAGTCTATCAGAAGGCATCTAGAAAGAGGCAAAAATTATTGTTGTTTAATCTGGCTACATTGTTGAAAAAAATGCATGATTCCGGAATTATTCATGGTGATCTTCAGCCCAATAACATTCATTTTACTAAACATACTAATAAGGAAGAAAAAGAAAAAATACAGACATATTTACTGGACTTTAATAGAGCGAGTAGGGCAAAAGACCTTTCGGACAAAATTATAGCTAAAGATCTTTCCCGATTAAGGCTTCCAGATGATTTAATCAATTTATTTTTATCATTTTATAGAAAAGAAGATACAAAAAAGCTTGAAACTCTGATACGTAAGCACCTTAATAGCATCAATAAAAGAAAATCTTTTAAAAACAGTCTCAAAAATATTTTTTTTGCGGATGATCAATCATGA
- a CDS encoding lysophospholipid acyltransferase family protein gives MLNLKNKDKMDWRWMKYMAAKNDNHKNLLAGVKNRAAGAVFDAVCILVNFLPEKLLAGTGSLLGKIGYILGVRRETARDNMEKALDELDAKEIDSRLKGCYKHLGQAAIEFLLLKSKQGSLRRHFDITGEEYIESARNMSESGGVIIYTAHLGNWEWMGCLISELGYPVTAIARTHKRAAINERINKLRESHGVDLVDRKKGIKDSIKALNKGDLLIIIGDQHASKGLPMDFFGRPASVHRGAVKMAARYDVPIVPAFSIRSGFARYRLEIKPALKVPKDLDLETEKEWLKRLLRITEEQIAENPEQWLWLHRRWKV, from the coding sequence TTGCTCAATTTAAAAAATAAAGATAAAATGGACTGGAGATGGATGAAATATATGGCCGCTAAAAATGACAACCACAAGAATTTGCTGGCTGGAGTTAAAAATAGAGCTGCGGGAGCGGTTTTTGACGCTGTCTGCATTCTCGTAAATTTTCTGCCGGAGAAATTACTGGCAGGGACCGGCAGTTTACTGGGCAAAATTGGCTACATTTTGGGAGTTCGCCGCGAGACAGCCAGAGATAACATGGAAAAGGCTCTGGATGAGCTTGATGCGAAGGAGATAGACTCCAGGCTCAAAGGCTGCTATAAACATTTGGGGCAGGCAGCGATTGAATTCCTGCTGTTAAAGAGTAAACAGGGCTCTCTCCGCCGGCATTTTGATATTACAGGCGAAGAATATATCGAATCAGCCAGAAATATGAGCGAAAGCGGCGGGGTCATCATTTATACCGCCCATCTGGGCAACTGGGAATGGATGGGCTGTCTCATCTCTGAACTGGGATATCCTGTCACCGCCATAGCCAGAACTCATAAACGAGCAGCGATTAATGAGCGTATAAATAAACTGAGAGAAAGTCACGGAGTCGACCTTGTCGACCGCAAAAAAGGAATAAAAGATTCCATCAAAGCGCTGAATAAAGGCGATCTGCTGATAATTATAGGTGATCAGCACGCCTCCAAAGGCCTGCCCATGGACTTTTTTGGCCGCCCGGCGAGCGTACACAGAGGGGCGGTTAAGATGGCAGCTCGCTATGATGTTCCCATAGTTCCTGCTTTTTCGATAAGGTCGGGTTTTGCCCGTTATAGGCTGGAAATAAAACCGGCGCTGAAAGTGCCGAAGGATCTTGATCTGGAGACTGAAAAGGAATGGCTGAAAAGACTGCTGAGGATTACCGAGGAGCAGATAGCCGAAAATCCCGAGCAGTGGCTCTGGCTTCACCGCCGCTGGAAAGTATGA
- the kdsB gene encoding 3-deoxy-manno-octulosonate cytidylyltransferase, whose amino-acid sequence MKSTGIIPARYGSNRFPGKPLAEIAGKSMIERVYQRTAKTESLHDVIVATDDHRIKKEVEDFGGRAVMTDPGHSSGTDRIAEVAAGLDCELVVNVQGDEPLIRPEMIEKALRLLREDEKAVMSTLASPLSRKKIEDKNRVKVVRDRDGYALYFSRAPIPSHPENSDPPGREKSLAEPEGGPLLHIGMYVYRRDFLLDFTELDPTPLEKCESLEQLRALENGCRIRVGVCEHHGPGVDRPGDIKSVEKLLAQEGITDDEENKAE is encoded by the coding sequence ATGAAAAGCACTGGCATCATACCGGCCCGTTACGGCTCAAACCGGTTTCCCGGCAAGCCGCTGGCTGAAATAGCCGGTAAAAGTATGATCGAAAGAGTTTATCAGCGCACGGCCAAAACGGAAAGTCTGCATGATGTTATCGTGGCCACCGATGATCATAGAATAAAAAAAGAAGTGGAGGATTTCGGCGGTCGGGCTGTTATGACCGATCCCGGGCACAGCAGCGGCACCGACCGGATAGCCGAGGTGGCCGCCGGGCTCGACTGTGAGCTGGTCGTTAATGTGCAGGGAGATGAACCGCTTATCCGCCCGGAGATGATAGAAAAGGCTCTCAGGCTTTTGCGCGAAGACGAGAAAGCGGTCATGTCGACTCTAGCCTCGCCGCTTTCCCGGAAAAAAATAGAAGATAAAAACCGGGTCAAAGTAGTCAGGGATAGAGACGGTTATGCCCTTTATTTTTCTCGCGCTCCCATACCCTCTCATCCGGAGAATTCTGACCCTCCCGGGCGAGAGAAAAGCCTGGCGGAACCGGAGGGAGGACCGCTTTTACATATCGGTATGTACGTTTACCGTCGAGATTTTCTGCTTGACTTTACCGAACTCGATCCCACCCCTTTAGAAAAATGCGAATCGCTGGAACAGCTCAGGGCTTTAGAAAACGGCTGCAGGATAAGGGTGGGTGTCTGCGAACATCACGGACCGGGAGTGGACAGACCCGGTGACATCAAATCCGTGGAAAAACTTCTGGCCCAGGAGGGAATAACAGATGACGAAGAGAATAAAGCTGAATGA
- a CDS encoding glycosyltransferase family 9 protein, whose product MNIDKDFESAGQVLVINLLYLGDLIFSLPLLKELKSQCPRKEYHLLALEPFASLLAAADFVDELIACDKKAGISEAVRVVRSLRKEGYDFSLNIHGSWRSLLLQQAISAKTKAGYARESFTFQSLFLDYARDWCPEEEHIVDYQLRWLNELGLEVPENPQLPGVEPPKSAGINIDHMLNDNFSSDWRNELLILNPGGSWPGKRWPVEKFIELGRQVLTRLDAKIVITGGESDRERNSRIEQGIARRVEENLRDSIFQAAGRTSIPELLALMSRARVVISGDTGPAHVAALAGTPQLTIFGPSDERKYHPFASENKSRILKRDIDCRPCGEHECPREHHRCLKEIQPGEVFEEIKVLWA is encoded by the coding sequence ATGAACATTGATAAAGATTTTGAATCCGCCGGACAGGTTCTGGTCATAAATTTATTATATCTGGGGGATTTGATTTTTTCCCTGCCGCTTCTGAAGGAGCTCAAAAGTCAGTGCCCCCGGAAAGAATATCATCTTCTGGCTCTAGAACCCTTTGCCTCCCTTTTGGCTGCGGCTGATTTTGTCGATGAACTGATTGCCTGCGACAAAAAAGCCGGGATCAGTGAGGCAGTGAGGGTTGTTCGCAGTTTGAGAAAGGAAGGATATGATTTCAGTCTGAATATACATGGCAGCTGGCGCAGTCTTCTGCTTCAGCAGGCGATTTCCGCAAAAACAAAGGCCGGTTATGCGCGGGAAAGCTTTACCTTCCAGAGTTTGTTTTTGGATTATGCCAGAGATTGGTGCCCGGAAGAGGAACATATTGTTGATTATCAGCTGCGCTGGTTGAACGAGCTGGGGCTGGAAGTACCGGAAAATCCGCAGCTTCCCGGCGTCGAACCCCCAAAATCAGCCGGAATAAATATCGATCACATGTTAAACGACAACTTCTCCTCTGACTGGCGGAATGAACTGTTGATTTTAAATCCCGGCGGCAGCTGGCCGGGCAAACGCTGGCCTGTGGAAAAATTTATCGAGCTGGGCAGGCAGGTATTGACCCGTTTGGACGCGAAAATAGTAATTACCGGTGGAGAGAGCGACAGAGAGAGAAACAGCAGGATTGAACAGGGGATTGCCCGCAGGGTTGAGGAAAATTTACGGGACTCGATATTCCAGGCAGCCGGCAGAACTTCTATCCCCGAACTTCTGGCCTTAATGTCCAGAGCCAGGGTGGTGATCAGCGGCGATACCGGTCCGGCTCATGTGGCAGCTCTGGCCGGCACCCCACAGCTAACTATTTTCGGTCCCAGCGATGAAAGAAAGTATCATCCTTTCGCTTCTGAGAATAAATCTCGTATTTTAAAACGAGATATAGACTGTCGTCCCTGCGGTGAACATGAGTGTCCGCGGGAGCATCATCGCTGTCTTAAGGAAATTCAACCAGGAGAGGTTTTTGAGGAGATTAAAGTGTTATGGGCTTGA
- a CDS encoding KpsF/GutQ family sugar-phosphate isomerase — MENKSGRPDEVSLAGALERSRQVLFDEAESVRKLSESIDGSFRRALEKIMASSGRMQLTGVGKSGLIAQKIAATMSSTGTPAYFIHAGEALHGDLGMVTEDDIVLAISYSGETEELLKLVPAVKRIGAELFVLTSNPASTLADRADLVLENTVEEEACHLDLAPTSSTTAALALGDALAMGLAYLRGLDSSDFALYHPGGSLGRRLLTTVDDVLEIRQQNPRVEDEATVQRALFVMTDSRMGSTSVIDEKGELVGIITDGDVRRAVRNESQDLLQENVQRVMTPSPISVQPDVLAAEALKLMENREINHLPVTDEEGCPVGMLNFQDLLRARVW, encoded by the coding sequence ATGGAGAATAAATCCGGCAGGCCGGACGAAGTTTCCCTGGCAGGAGCTCTGGAAAGAAGTCGGCAGGTTCTTTTCGATGAAGCTGAGTCCGTCCGGAAACTATCCGAATCAATCGACGGCAGTTTTCGCCGGGCGCTCGAAAAAATAATGGCGAGTTCAGGCCGAATGCAGCTGACAGGGGTGGGCAAATCAGGGCTTATTGCCCAGAAAATTGCCGCCACCATGTCAAGCACCGGCACGCCTGCTTATTTTATTCACGCCGGCGAGGCCCTGCACGGGGATCTCGGCATGGTCACCGAGGATGATATTGTGCTGGCCATTTCCTACAGCGGAGAAACCGAGGAACTTCTCAAACTGGTGCCCGCGGTAAAAAGAATTGGAGCTGAACTTTTTGTGCTCACCTCCAATCCCGCTTCGACGCTGGCTGACAGGGCCGATTTAGTGCTGGAAAATACCGTTGAAGAAGAGGCCTGTCATCTCGATCTGGCTCCCACCTCCAGCACCACCGCTGCCCTGGCTTTAGGAGATGCTCTGGCCATGGGATTGGCCTATTTAAGGGGACTGGATTCTTCCGATTTTGCCCTTTACCATCCCGGAGGCAGTCTGGGCCGCAGATTACTGACCACGGTGGATGATGTGCTGGAGATTAGACAGCAAAACCCCCGGGTAGAAGACGAAGCAACCGTGCAGCGGGCTCTTTTTGTCATGACGGACAGCAGAATGGGTTCGACCTCGGTTATAGATGAGAAAGGCGAACTGGTCGGCATTATAACCGACGGAGATGTGCGCCGTGCTGTCAGAAATGAGAGCCAGGATCTGCTGCAGGAAAATGTGCAGAGAGTGATGACGCCTTCACCCATCTCCGTCCAGCCCGATGTGCTGGCGGCTGAAGCTCTTAAACTGATGGAAAACCGGGAGATAAATCATCTGCCGGTTACCGATGAAGAAGGCTGTCCGGTGGGCATGCTGAACTTTCAGGATCTGCTCCGAGCGAGAGTCTGGTAA
- a CDS encoding lipopolysaccharide kinase InaA family protein, whose amino-acid sequence MKNNEFAKKEISPGLKLYYPVSNENINNKILEIAVDMLASKKGSKEAELINRQGSKNVEVYKACLSNQDYYLKKYDYQRPSYILKEKFFSIEAIKQLKLSYELNKLNIPSIRPEFAITGKNNLLSNVPSIFVSKGIESGFDCSYLIKRKEIQHDMQKEKLESLFTQVVYLIVKLANNNFLHKDPAPGNFLIQKPHEKPRVFLVDFDDIFKLPVMPERLKVHMLARLKAKFMNRFEKYNFTYESLWKKSFKNVFRGHYNKKWNIKKYNRVLKELTNKKVNWRKYRDSNKGSDD is encoded by the coding sequence GTGAAAAATAATGAATTTGCAAAAAAAGAAATCTCTCCAGGTCTAAAATTATACTATCCCGTTTCTAATGAGAATATTAATAATAAGATTCTCGAAATTGCCGTTGATATGTTAGCTTCAAAAAAGGGGAGTAAAGAAGCTGAATTAATTAACCGGCAGGGCAGTAAAAACGTTGAAGTGTATAAAGCTTGTCTGTCCAATCAAGATTATTATTTAAAAAAATATGATTACCAGAGGCCAAGTTATATCTTGAAGGAAAAATTTTTTTCTATTGAAGCAATAAAGCAGCTGAAGCTCTCTTATGAATTAAATAAATTAAATATACCTTCTATAAGACCTGAATTTGCTATAACGGGAAAAAATAATTTGTTGAGCAATGTACCGAGTATTTTCGTAAGTAAAGGTATTGAGAGTGGCTTTGATTGTAGTTATTTGATTAAGAGGAAAGAAATCCAACATGATATGCAGAAAGAAAAATTAGAAAGTTTGTTTACTCAGGTTGTTTATTTAATTGTCAAACTTGCTAATAATAATTTCCTTCATAAGGACCCGGCCCCTGGCAACTTTTTAATTCAAAAACCTCATGAGAAACCCAGAGTTTTTTTGGTTGACTTTGATGATATTTTTAAACTTCCGGTTATGCCGGAAAGATTAAAAGTTCATATGCTGGCCCGTTTGAAGGCAAAATTTATGAACAGATTTGAAAAATATAATTTTACTTATGAATCATTGTGGAAGAAATCTTTTAAAAATGTTTTTAGGGGTCATTATAATAAGAAATGGAATATAAAAAAATATAATCGAGTATTGAAGGAACTTACGAATAAAAAAGTAAATTGGCGTAAATATCGAGATTCTAATAAAGGAAGTGATGATTAG
- the kdsA gene encoding 3-deoxy-8-phosphooctulonate synthase, giving the protein MTKRIKLNDDIIFGDPESPPVLLAGPCSLESRELAMTTASRMKEIAERLNFPYVFKSSYDKANRSSIDSFRGPGLDRGLRILADIKEKFSLPVLSDIHSPEQAEIAGEVLDIVQVPAFLSRQTDLVLAAGETQKIVNVKKGQFLAPWDIEQVVEKIESTGNHKIILTERGAIFGYNNLVVDMRSLVRMQETGYPVVFDATHSVQLPGGQGDRSGGEREYVRPLARAAAGVGIQSLFVETHPEPSQALCDGPNMVPLDNMEELLKEVKELDMISRRGGER; this is encoded by the coding sequence ATGACGAAGAGAATAAAGCTGAATGATGATATAATTTTTGGAGATCCCGAAAGCCCGCCCGTGCTGCTGGCCGGGCCCTGTTCGCTGGAAAGCCGGGAGCTGGCCATGACCACAGCCAGCCGCATGAAAGAGATCGCCGAAAGACTCAACTTTCCCTATGTTTTCAAATCTTCCTACGATAAAGCTAACAGATCTTCTATAGATTCTTTTCGAGGACCGGGGCTGGATAGAGGTCTGAGAATTCTGGCAGATATAAAAGAAAAATTTTCCCTGCCGGTTCTTTCCGACATTCACAGCCCGGAACAGGCTGAAATAGCCGGCGAAGTTCTGGATATAGTTCAGGTTCCGGCGTTTTTATCCCGTCAGACCGATTTAGTTCTAGCTGCAGGCGAGACTCAGAAAATAGTCAACGTCAAAAAGGGACAGTTTCTGGCTCCCTGGGATATTGAGCAGGTGGTCGAAAAAATAGAGAGTACTGGCAATCATAAGATCATATTAACCGAGCGAGGGGCAATTTTCGGCTACAACAATCTGGTGGTAGATATGAGATCTCTGGTGCGCATGCAGGAAACCGGTTATCCGGTGGTCTTCGATGCCACCCACAGCGTCCAGCTTCCCGGCGGACAGGGTGATCGGTCCGGCGGCGAAAGAGAATATGTAAGGCCATTAGCCCGGGCGGCAGCTGGAGTCGGCATTCAATCCCTTTTTGTAGAGACTCATCCCGAGCCTTCGCAGGCGCTCTGTGACGGTCCCAATATGGTGCCGCTGGACAATATGGAAGAACTGCTTAAAGAGGTCAAGGAGCTGGATATGATCAGCAGACGGGGTGGTGAACGATAG